The sequence CCACTGCTAAGTCAGGGCGTGGTGGCAGTTCAGCGGGCAGGCCCAGGGCGCTCTGAAGCTGGGCTGAGCTGACGCCGAGCTGGGCGGCGGCAGCAGCTAGGGCCGCGCGGGGGTCGGGCCGTTCGCCTGTCGCTGGCCGGTTTTGCCTGGCCTGGCGCATGGTGTTGCGCAGAACCTCGCGCAGGTCAGTTTCGCTGACGCCGAGCTGGGTAGCCGCCGCCGCCAAGTCAGGGCGCGGCGGCATCTCGGTGGGAATGCCCAGGGCTGCCCGCAGGTTAGCTTCGCTGACGCCAAGCTGAGCAGCAGCGGTGGCCAGGGCCTGACTTGGCCCCCGACCCTGGCGATAGCCTTGAGTCTGCTCGGTGCGCTGGGGGCGCTGGTGAGTTTGACTAAAGGCGGCTAGGCCCAGGCTGCCGACTAGTCCCAGGGTGAGGGCGGCGGTGATCAGAGAACGGTGCATAACCATACTCAACTAAGGGGTGATTTAAGGTTGACAAGATCTATTAAGTCTAGACACCATGACAAAACCATGGCGGCTAAATTACACCTTTGTCATGCTCTAGGCGGTGGGGCGGTGCTAGGCTAAGCAGCGATATGAACGTATTACTGGTAGAAGACGAGGCTAGGATTGCCGGGTTCGTGGCCCAGGGGCTGCAGGAGCAGGGGTTCGTGGTTGACACCTGCCACCACGGCAGTGAGGGCTATGCCCTGGCCTGCGATCGCACTTACGACGTGGTACTGCTCGATATTATGGTCCCGGGCATGGATGGTCTGGCCATTCTCAAAGCGCTGCGGGGGGCAGGGCAGACGGTGCCGATCATTTTAATCACCGCCCGTAACGAACTCGACGATCGGCTGGCTGGGCTCAATTTAGGAGCTGATGACTACATCGCTAAACCCTTCTATGTCGAAGAATTGGTAGCCCGCATCCATGCGGTAGTGCGGCGCAGCAGCGGCGATCGCCAAAATTTTCTCACCGCTGGCCCCCTGCGCCTCGATCGCATCACCCGTGACGTTACCTGCACCGACCGGCGGGTTGAGCTGACGGCCCGTGAGTTTAACCTACTGGAATATTTGATGCGATCGCCCGGTCGTGTGCTCACCCGCACCCAAATTTTGGAGCATGTCTGGGGCTACGACTTCAACCCCACCACCAATGTTGTCGATGTCGCCATTCAGCGGTTGCGTAAAAAGCTCGACCCCCTAGACGCCGCCCGGTGGATTGAAAGCGTGCGGGGGGTCGGCTACCGCTTTCGCGTCCCGGAGGCCGAGGGGTGAACCGACCCTCCCTGCGGCTGCGGCTGGCGCTCTGGGCTGCCGCCCTGGCAGGTGGGGCGCTGCTGGGGTTTGCCCTGCTGTCGAGCTGGCTAATCTACCAGGCCAAGCTCGATCGCCTCGATGCCCGTCTAGAGCGCGCTGTGCCCCTGGCTCGTCCCGGCAACGGTCCTGATGGCCGCCTGGGCAGTGGCCCTAGCCCAGATACCGGGCTGGGGCCGATTTTAGGGTTGAGCCTAGGCCCACGCCTAGAGGCCGATTTAGCCAAAGACTTGGGCCTGCCCACCGACTCAGAGGTGGGCCTTTTATTAATCAACCGGGCTGGGCAAATAGTCTACCAATCTCCCCAATGGTCGATCGCCCCGGCCCAACTGCCCGCCCTGCCCCTGCCATCGGCGGGTGGGCCTCGGCGGGGTCATCGTCGGTTGCTCACCGTACAGACTGACGCTGGTTCCTGGCGGGTATCGGTACGGGCGTCGTCTCTGGGGCAGCTGGCGATCGCGGCCAATCTCGACGCCCTGCAACAGGAAATGACCGCCCTCCAGCGCATCTATCTCCTCACTATTCCAGGGCTGCTGCTGGCCATTGGCGGCGGAGCCTGGGCCTTGGCTGGCCAGGCTCTGCGGCCCGTGCGCCAGCTCAGCCAAAGCATTAATCAGGTGACTGCCCAGGGGTTGCACCAGCGAGTGCCCCCCGCCACCGAGCCAGAGTTTGAGCCGCTGATTGTGGCTTTCAATGCCATGCTAGAACGGCTAGAACGCAGCTTTCAGCAGGCTTCTCGCTTTAGTGGCGACGCCGCCCATGAGCTCAAAACCCCGCTGACCATTCTCCAGGGTGAGTTAGAACAGGCCATTCAACAGGTAGACACCGGCTCGGCCACCCAACAAGCCCTAAGCCAGCTGCTTGACCAGGTGCGTCAACTCAGCAGCATCGTGCGCAAGCTGCTGCTGTTGTCCCTCGCCGATGCAGGGCAAATGAGCATTCAGCGGCAGCCGGTAGAGTTTAGCGCCCTGGTGCAAGAACAACTCGAAGATTTTGCCCTGCTGGCCCCCGACCTCACCCTCACCGCCGAAATCGAGCCGGGGCTGACGGTGGCAGGCGATCGCGATCTGCTCACCCAGGTCATTCAAAACTTAATCACCAACGCCGCTAAATACAACCGGCCCCAGGGCTGGGTGCGGGTGAGCACCGACCTCGACCAACAGTGGGTCAGGCTGACTCTGACCAATGCTACCCTGGCCATCACCCCAGCCGAGGCAGACCGTCTATTCGATCGCTTCTACCGGGGCGACCCAGCCCGCACGGGCCAAACCGAGGGTCTAGGCCTGGGCCTGAGCCTCGCCCGCGAAATCGCCCGCGCCCACGGAGGTGATTTGGTGTTTACCCCCAGCCAGCCCAACCAAGCCCGGTTTAGCCTGCACCTACCTGCCGTCGAGACCACCCGGCGCTACCCCTGTCCCTAGGCGAATTAATATTAGAGCAATGTAAACAACTGTTAACAAAGGTATAGACTAAATTAAGGACTATGCCTCACTATTGCCTTACCTTGGCAGATCGTGGGGTGGCCTCCGTCGTTGTCAGTTCTAGGTTGTTACGGCAAGTCAGTATGAGAAACGCACTGAAAATTTTAGTCATTTGTGTCATTGGCCTCTGCGTTTGGCTGCCTATGGCCCCCGCCTGGGCCTACGATAACCCTGAACTCTTGCCCGACAAAGAAACGGCAATTATCGACCTGGCCAAGTCTCTCAGCGCTCGTCAAGAAGAAAGCCTGGATTCTGAACTTAACCAGTTTGAAACCGAGACCGGCTGGAAGCTACGGGTGCTAACCCAGTACGACCAAACCCCAGGTCGCGCCGTCAAAGACTTCTGGGGGCTCGACGATCGCAGCATCATGCTGGTGGCTGACCCGCGCGGCGGCAATCTGCTCAACTTCAGCGTGGGTGATGCCGTCTATGACCTGCTGCCCCGCACCTTTTGGATTGAGCTACAAACCCGTTATGGTAACCAGTTCTTTGTGCGCGAGAACGGCGAAGACAACTCTATTTTGAGCGCTCTAGAGTCGATTCAGGGCTGTTTGCGCCAGGGGGGCTGCAATGTGGTGCCCGGCCTACCCCAAGAGCAGTGGGTGCTGACCTTGATCACCTCGATTTTAGGAGGGGTGATCTGCGGATTTGCCGCTCACCCGCGCAAGCCGGGGCAGGTGTTGGCCTGGCAGTGGGTACTGATTTTTTCGCCCCTGTGGGGAATTTTGTTCTTTGCCTTTGGCCTGGGGCCAGTGATTAGCCGCACCAGCGACTGGTTACCCCTAACCCGCAACATAACGGGCTTTTTGATTGGCGCGCTGGTGGCTTACCTGACGCCAAATTTTGGCGGACCAGCCCCCAATTCTGAAACCTAAACGAGACCGGAAAGTAGAGGCTCAGCTATCCCGCCAGCATTTTTTTTAAGAGCTACAGCGGGTGGCTGGCCATCACGGCATTGACCGTGGCCAATAGCTGGCGGGGATCAATGGGTTTATGGATACAGGCGCTAGCCCCCGACTTAAGAGCCTGCTCGACCTGGGCCTGGTCATCTACATCGAGTAGGGCCAGAATGCTCGGTTTGGCCGAGGCTGAGGACCGGTGCAGGGCGGCAATAATATCGTGACCATCGGCGCTGGCCAACGTCAAGCTCGTGATGACAGCGGCGGGCTGCAACAGTTCGACCTGGTCTAACACCCGCGAGCCGTCTACGATCCAGATCACCTGGTAGGCGGCGGCGGTAAGCATGTCGCAGATCAAACTGGCGGTTTCTTCGTTGTCTTCGACCAGCACCACGCGCCCGACAATCGGTTCGGCGGTGGGGGTAAGCTCTACGGGCAGGGGGTGTACCGGTCGCTGGAAGGGAATACGCACGGTAAAGACCGAGCCGACCCCAACCTTAGAGCTGACTTTAATCGAGCCGCCGTGCAGTTGGATCAGCTGCTTGGTGAGGGCCAGCCCTAAGCCGGTGCCCTGGTGTTCCCGCTGGCGGACGTTCTCCAACTGCTGAAATTTCTCAAACAGCAGCGATTGAGCCTCCGCCGAGATGCCAATGCCGGTATCTTCGATCTGAAAGACCACATCGTTTTGCTCTCGCCGCACCCGCAGCACGACCTTGCCCTCAGCGGGGGTAAATTTGATCGCATTGCTGAGCAGATTGGCCAAAATTTGCCGAATCCGTCGAGGATCGGCCACGAAGGTTTCTTGCCCAGCCGCCAGTTTGAGGTCGAGGGAAATCTCGATGCCGTTTTGGGTGGCTTCGCGGCGAAAAGCATCAACGCTTTGGCGACACAGGGAGGCTAAGGCAAACTGCCGCACTTCTAGCACGGTGCGCCCCGCCTCAATTTTAGAGACATCGAGAATGTCGTTGATTACCCGCAACAGGTGCTCGCCACTGGACTGAATCGTGGTGAGGTAGTCGCGCTGGCGGGGGTTGAGGTCGCCCAGCGACCAGCGCAGTAGCGTGGCCGACATGCCAATGATGTAGGTCAGGGGGGTGCGCAGCTCGTGGCTCATGGTGGCCAAAAACTCACTCTTGGCGCGGTTGGCGGCCTCGGCGGCAACCAGAGCATCGCGTAGATCTTGGGTGCGCTCGACTACGCACACTTCAAGGTTTTGGGTCTGCTGTTGGAGCTGTTCGTAGAGCTGGGCCTGGTTGATGGCGATCGCCAGGTGCTCGGCAATGTGCTGCAAAAACTCGGTTTCCCACGGCTGCCAGGGGCGCTGATAGGCGCACTGGTGCACAATCAGCAGTCCCCAGAGCTGCTGGCCAACCAAAATGGGGGCGACAACCTTAGATTTAACCTGCATTTGGGTTAAAAACGACAGCAGGCAGGGAGACTGCCGATAGTGTTCGACCACGTCGTCGATCGCTAAGGTGTGCCCCTGGCGGTAGGGTAAGCCCAGATCGGGGGCGTCGGGATGCTGCTGAAAACAGAGCCCTTCAGTGTAGTTGAGCACCGAGGCCAGGCGATCGCTCGATCGCGACTCATAGGTAATGTAGCCGATGGAATGCTCTCCGCTCTGGGGCTGAGGTGTCGGTGGCGAATCGGCATCAGGGGCATCCATCCGCTTTACGGGGGCGGCGGGGCTGAGGTCAAACTGGTAAATCAGTAGGCGATCGGCCTGGAGAAACTGACGCACCTCAGCGACGGTGGTTTCTAGAATCTCGGTTAGCTTGAGACTGCCCTGAATTTTAGTAATCACCTGGTTCAGCAGCAAGCGACGCTCGTGCTGGCGGTTAATTGCCACCGCTGCATTGGCAGGGGGGTAAGGCTCAACTGCCGTAGGCTGGCCAGATTCTAGCTCGCTGGGTTCTGGCTCGCCGGGCTCTAGCTCAGCCAACCGTTCGGCCCAGGACTGCAACCAGGCCAGCATAAACTGGCTGAGATCGGGCAGAGCACTGGTCGCCAGCCCCTGGGCCGGTATGTCTAGCCCCTGCTGGCGCATAAATTCACCAACGCTTTGAGCGTCGGCGATTAGGTCGATGACTACCTGGGAGTCATGCTGGTTAGCCGCTTGACCCTGCCCCATTGGGTCGGTAGTGTAGGGGTGCGCGCTTACCACCAGAGACAGCGATGAGCCCAGCAAGCACCAAAAAGTCAGGCCCGCTGAGCTAGCAGGTCCATCGGCCTCAGTGAGCAAAGTAAGCTGGTGCTGATCAGCGTACTGACACAAAAATTGCCCCAGTTTCGCCAGGGCAGCCCTGGGCATCACCTGTTCGGTGCCACGGTTTTGAGAGTCAGGCATCCTTAGATTTTGAGGCCGAGCGCGCCCATTGCAGGTTGGCTGTAAAGGGGTTAATTAAAATGGTTGTAACTAAATTGGTTTGAATGATTCGGCAGTACCCATGGTAGCCCTCGTTTCAGTTTTGTCTGACTTACGCTAGAGTTCCTTCAGATTTCGTAGTTGTTTTAAATTTCGCCCATGCATCGCTTAGCCGCTACCCCCGGCGGCTGGACGCCGGATACTGAGGGGGTAATTTTTGTCGAGCAAACCCCGGCCCCGCTGGTGTTTCTCACCGCCGCCGATACCGAGATTCAAAGTCTGGCCCAGGCCCGGTTTCCCGCCGATGCTCCAGCGCTGCGGGTGGCCAACCTGCTCCAGCTGCAACAGCAGTTGGCGATCGACACCTACGCCGACGCTGTGCTGCGCCAGGCTCAGATCATCATTGTGCGGTTGTTGGGGGGCCGTGCCTACTGGCCCTACGGCTTAGAAGTGGTGAGAGATGTCGTCGCTGTAACCGGAGCCGCCCTGGTGGTGCTGCCCGGTGACGATCGCCCTGCCCCCGACCTAATCAGCCACTCTACCGTGCCCTTAACGGTGGCCAACCAGCTGTGGCGTTACCTCAACGAGGGCGGGGTTGAAAATATGACCCACGGGCTGCTGTGGATATGCGATCGCATTCTGCATACCCAGTACAACCCGCCGGAGCCCCAGGAGATTCCTAAGGTGGGGGTGTATCCCTATGCCAGCTTGGCCCTCACCCCTGGCCCCTCTCCCTCTGGGAGAGAGGAACCGGAGGCAGAGCGATCTGAACCGCAAAATCAAACATCAAAAATTGGGCTGATCTTCTACCGTGCCCACTATCTGGCGAGCAACACTGCGCCGATTGATGCCCTCTGCCATGCCTTAGAGCAGCGGGGATTGGAGCCGGTGCCGGTGTTTATGTCGTCGTTGCAAGACCCCGAGGTGCAGGCAGATTTGGTCGCTCTGCTCAAGCCCAAGGATGGCCCGGGCATTGATGTACTGCTGACTACCACCAGCTTTTCGGTGGCGAAGCTGGACGGAGCTAGGCCAAATTTGGCCCTGTGGGAGGCGCTGGATGTGCCCGTGCTGCAAGTCATTCTCAGCGGCGGCACGCGGGAGGCTTGGGAGAGCCAGAGCCTGGGCCTATCGCCCCGCGACATCGCCATGAATGTGGCCCTGCCGGAGGTGGACGGGCGGATCATCACCCGCGCGGTGTCGTTTAAGGCCGCTAATCAGCGCAGCGAGGCGCTGGAAACCGATGTGGTCACCTACGAGCCTGTGCTAGACCGGGTAGAGTTTGTCGCTGACCTAGCCGCCCATTGGGCCAAGCTGCGGCGCACCCCCGTGGGCGATCGCCGCATCGCCCTGATTCTCGCCAACTATCCCAACCGCGACGGTCGCCTCGCCAACGGTGTTGGCCTCGACACGCCCCAGAGTGCGATCGCTGTTCTCCACGCCCTCAAAGCTGCTGGCTACACCCTCGGCGACATCCCCACCGATGGCGATGCGCTAATCCATCGCCTCACCGCTGGCGTCACCAACGACCCCGAAGGCCAAGACTTTCGCCAAGTCCATCAGTCCCTGCCCATTGAGGATTATCTCCAGCACTTCGAGAGCCTCCCGGACACAGTTCGAGCTGGCATGATGGCCCGGTGGGGGAGCGGGGAGTGGAGGAGTGAGGGCGATAACACCCACCCACCCATCCACCCATCCACCCACCCACCCATCCACCCATCCACCCACCCACCCATCCACCCATCCACCCACCCATCCATCCACTCATCCACTCACCCACCCATCCACCCACCCACCTTCCCCATCCCCGGTCTCCAGTTCGGCAACATCTTCATCGGCATTCAGCCCAGCCGGGGCTACGACCTTGACCCCAGCCTCAACTACCACTCGCCAGATCTAGAGCCGACCCCCGAGTACTTGGCCTTTTACCAGTGGCTGCGGCAGGGGTTTGGGGCTCAGGCGATCGTACACCTGGGCAAGCACGGCAACCTAGAATGGCTGCCGGGCAAAGGCGTCGGCCTGTCGCAAAACTGCTACCCCGAGGCCATGTTTGGCCCCATGCCCCACCTGTACCCGTTTATCGTCAACGACCCCGGCGAAGGCTCCCAAGCCAAGCGCCGTGCCCAGGCGGTGATTCTCGACCACCTGACACCGCCCCTCACCCGCGCCGAACTCTACGGCCCCCTAGAAAAGCTAGAAGGCCTAGTAGACGAATACTACGAAGCCCAGAGCCTTGATCCCACCCGTTTACAACTCATCGGCGATCGCATCCTCACCCTCCTCACCGACACCCACCTCCTCACCGAAATCTCCCCCACCCATCCACCCACCCACCCATCCACCCATCCACCCGCTCCCCCCCTCCCCACCCTCCTCCCCACCCTCGATACCTATCTCTGTGACCTCAAAGAGGCCCAGATTCGCGACGGGCTGCATATCTTTGGCCAGTGCCCCAACGGTCGCCAGCTCAGGGATCTGGTGGTGGCGATCGCCCGCCACCCCGGCCCCGGTCGCCAGGGGCTAACCCGCGCGATCGCCGAAGCCTGGGGACTCGACCTCGACCCCCTCACCGCCGAACCGGGGGAGTCCTTCACCGGGTTAGAGAACTGCCGGATTGTGGGGGATGCGATCGCGCGGCTGGAGGAAGAAGCGGCCAGGTTAGTGGAAGGGCTACTCCCCTCCTGGGTGGGGCAGGGGTGGGTTCGCCCAGACCCCGAGACCCACCCCGCCCTGGGGGCACCCCTCCCAGGAGGGGAGGCTGTGGCTACCGAACTTCAGTGGATTGAGCACACTCTGTTGCCCGCTCTCCTTCGCACCACTGACGAAATCACAAACCTGCTGGCGGGTCTGGACGGGCGCTACGTGCCCAGCGGCCCAGCGGGTGCCCCCAGCCGCAACCGGCCCGATGTGTTGCCCACCGGGCGCAATTTCTTCTCGGTCGATATTCGCGCCATTCCCACTGAGAGCGCCTGGGATGTGGGGCGGCGGGCGGCTGAGGTGCTGATCGAGCAGTACACCCAAGACCACGGCGACTACCCCCAGACCCTGGGCCTGTCGGTGTGGGGTACTTCGACCATGCGTACCGGCGGTGACGACATCGCCGAAGCCCTGGCGCTGATGGGAGTGCGCCCGGTGTGGGATGGCCCCTCGCGGCGGGTGGTCGATTTTGAGGTGCTGCCCCTGTCGGCCCTGGGGCGGCCTAGGGTAGATGTCACCCTGCGGATTTCGGGCTTCTTTCGCGACGCCTTCCCCAATTTGATCGACCTGTTTGACCAGGCGGTGGCGGCAGTGGCCGATCTGGCAGAACCCGCCGACCAGAATCCTCTTGCAGCCAGGGTGCAGCAAGAGTTGGCTGAGTGGCAGGCCCAGGGGCTGACAGCAGAGCAGGCGGCGGTGCGATCGCGCTACCGGATCTTTGGCTCTAAACCGGGGGCCTACGGCGCAGGCTTGCAGGGGCTGATCGAATCGCAAAACTGGAGCACCGACGCAGATCTGGCCCGCGCTTACCTCAACTGGAGCGGCTACGCCTACGGACGCAATGCCCAGGGCCGCGCCGCCCCCGAAGCCTTTGCCCAGCGGCTGCAGCAGATGCAGGTGGTGCTGCACAACCAGGACAACCGTGAGCACGACCTGCTCGACTCTGACGACTACTACCAGTTTCAAGGGGGTATGACTGTGGCCGCCCGCAGCCTCCAGGGGCGATCGCCCGCCACCTACTTTGGCGACAATGCGGTGACGGCCAAGCTCAAAGTGCGATCGCTGGCCGCCGAAATCGCCAAGGTCTACCGCTCCCGCGTGGTCAACCCCAAGTGGATCGAGGGAGTGATGCGCCACGGCTACAAAGGGGCCTTTGAAATGGCCGCCACAGTAGACTATCTATTTGCCTACGACGCCACCGCCCACTGCGTTGCCGACCACATGTACGAAGGGGTGGCTCAGGCCTATGTGTTGGATCCTCAAGTGCAGGCCTTTGTGCAGCAATCTAACCCCTGGGCGCTGCGCGATATGGCCGAGCGGCTGTTAGAGGCCAGCCAGCGGGGGTTATGGGCCTCAGCTGACCCGGGCCTGCTCGATGCCCTGCGACAGATCGCCCATCAGGCTGAAGGGGTGATCGAAACCCAGCAGCTGACCTCGGGGGCATTTTAGACGGTGGGGATCAGGCGATCTCGCCATGGCGATCGCGACCTAGGCCCTAGATTACGATGGTAGGGAAGAGGGGTTAGATCGCCATCCTTAGGGGCATGCCCATTGCAGTAAACGATAGCGACGGGGGCTAGCGGGAGGCGTCCTATGACTGGACAACAGACTAGTCACATTCTCTGGATTGGTGCAAGAGCCGATGCGGTATCGTTGAGCAATCTCACCGCACCCGACTTTGTGACGATCGTCATAGACCCGGTCGAGGCCGCCCTGGCCTACCTGAGTTCGGGCCATCCTGTAGATGGCATGGTGCTAGAGCTAGAAGCCGCTGGGGGGCTAGAGGCCCTAGCAACCCTGCAAGCCCAGGCGGCTGATCTGCCCGTGGTTGTGCTGGTGAGCCCCACCCAGACCCCGCTGGGGCTAGAGGCCGTTCGAGCCGGAGCCCAAGACTATTTGATCAAAGGGCAAACCCCTCCGGCGGAAATGATCCGGGCTGTGGGCTGTGCCCTTGAGCGCCACCGCCGACAGACGCAGGTCTCACCGCCACCCACACTCGCAACGACCGACGACTCCCCCGTTGCGACCCAGTTGACCGACCAAGACCAACGCTACCCAACCATCTTTGGGGAGGTGCCGGTTTCGCTGTGGAAAGAAGATTGGTCGGCGGTCAGAGCCCTGGTGAACAAGCTGCAACCCCAAGGAATCACTGATTGGGCCACCTACCACCCCGAGGTTATTGATATCACTGCTCCAAAGGCCGCTAAGGCAACCTTAACAACGAGCGAGAACCGGTTTCGTCAATTGTTTCAAGATGCTGCCATCGGCATTGCCATGACTACGCCCGACGGTCGTTTTTTAGAAGCCAACGCCGCCTACTGCCAAATGCTGGGCTATACCGAAGCCGAGCTGCGCCAGGTCGATTTTGCCACTTTGACCTATCCCGACGATCGCCCCCGCAATCTAGAGTTACTGCACGAGCTATTGCAGGGTCAGCGTCACAGCTTTGTGATTGAAAAACGCTACTTCACCAAGGCAGGGCCTGTTGTTTGGTGTCGCCTGAGCGTATCGGTGCAGCGCCACAGCGACGGCACCCCCATCAGCATCATTGGCGTCGCCGAAGACATTACCCAGCAGCGCCAGGCCGAAGCCGCGCTGCAGCGCAGTCAGGCCCTGCTGCGGGTGGCCTCCCATGTCAGTCAGCTAGGGGCCTGGTGGGTAGATTTGCCGGAGATGACCATGACTTGGTCGGACGACATGTACCACATCTTGGAACAACCCCTTGACCATGTGCCCCACATGGCTGAGGCCAATCAGTACTATGCGCCCGCCGATCAGGCCAAAATTCAGGCGGCCTTTGAGGCCTGTATGCAGTCGGGATTAAACTTTGATCTACAGCTACAGGTGGTTACTGCTCGGGGTCGCCCCATCTGGGCGCGGTCGATTGGCGAGGCGGTGCGCGATGCCAGCGGAGCTATTGTGCGGGTGCAGGGCGCATTTCAAGATATCACTGCTCAGAAAGCGGCGGAACAACAGCTGCGCGACAGTGAAGAACGGTTTCGGCTGGTGTCTAAGGCGACCAACGATGCCATTTGGGACTGGGATATTCTCACTGACACCACCTGGCGCGGGGAGGGCTATAAAACCCTGTTTGGCTACAGCGACGCTGACTTGATCACCGCCAACGACTGGTGGCGCAGCCGTCTGCACCCCGACGATCGCCAGCGGCTGCTTGAGTCTATGCAGACGGCCCTAGCCAGCACCGCCGCCCTCTGGACTGACGAGTATCGGTTTCGCTGCCAGGACGGTCGCTATGCCTATGTGATGGATCGAGGCTATATCATTCGCAATGACCAGGGCCAGGCGGTGCGCATGATTGGCGGTATGCTCAACCTGACTGAGAAAAAGAACCTAGAGGCCCAGCTGCTGCAAAGTCAGAAGATGGAGGCAGTGGGCCAATTAGCGGGGGGCATTGCCCACGACTTCAACAACCTGCTGACGATTATTTTGGGCTGTAGCGATATGCTGCTGTCGGCCTTGCCCGGCCCCGACCCGCTGCGGGCGATCGCCACTGACATCCACACCGCTGGGGATCGGGCGGCCAACCTGACCCGCCACCTGTTGGCCTTTAGCCGCAAACAGATGCTCGCCCCCCAGGTGCTCAATCTCAACGCGGTGATCAGCGATCTGGAAGCTATGCTCAGACGCCTGATTAGCGCCGACATTCGCCTGATTAGTCAGTTGGCCCCCCATCTGCCCGCCATTGAAGTCGATCCGAGCCAGCTAGAGCAGGTCATTCTCAATCTGGTGGTCAACGCCCGCGACGCCATGCCCAACGGCGGCGATCTCACCCTGGCCACCGCTCAGCTCGATCTAGGACCGGATGAGTCGCTGGGCCAGCTCAACTGTAAGCCTGGCACCTACGCCGCTCTGACCATTTCTGATACAGGCCACGGCATGACCGCAGCGGTCAAAGCCCGCATTTTTGAGCCCTTCTTTACCACTAAGCCTCCGGGCACGGGCACGGGGCTGGGGTTGGCCACCGTGTTTGGCATTGTCAAACAGAGTGGTGGCTTCATTGATGTGTATAGTGAACCGGGCCTGGGCACCCGATTTAAGCTGTTGTTTCCAGCGGTGGGGCCGAGGCCACAGCCCAGCTTGACTCCGGCTTTGCCCGTGCAGCAGGGCAGCGAAACTATTTTGCTGGTCGAAGATGAGGCGGGGGTGCGCCAGATTGCCAAGCTGGCCCTCGAACGGCTGGGCTACCAGATTTTAACGGCGGCCAATGGGCAGGCGGCCCTCCAGGTGATCGCCCGCTATCCAGGCTCCATTGATCTCGTGATCACCGACGTAGTAATGCCGGAAATGAGCGGTCGAGAGCTGGTTGAGCACCTGCGTCGGCACCATAGTCCCGTGAAAGTCATGTACATCAGCGGCTATACCGATGATGTGGGCATCCGGCTCGGGGTGATCGAGGCCACCGATGCCTTCTTGCAAAAGCCATTTACCCCCTCCAGCCTGGCCCGCAAGGTGAGGGAGGTGTTAGATCAGCGCTAGCAACAGCCCCCAGTTCCCCTCCGGCTAAGGTGGCCTTGCTCTCAGATCAAGGCCACCTTAGCGGGGAACGAGGGCTACGAGGCCGTGAAGGTCTGCGTAAAGCAAGATGACAGAGATG is a genomic window of Nodosilinea sp. E11 containing:
- the cobN gene encoding cobaltochelatase subunit CobN — its product is MHRLAATPGGWTPDTEGVIFVEQTPAPLVFLTAADTEIQSLAQARFPADAPALRVANLLQLQQQLAIDTYADAVLRQAQIIIVRLLGGRAYWPYGLEVVRDVVAVTGAALVVLPGDDRPAPDLISHSTVPLTVANQLWRYLNEGGVENMTHGLLWICDRILHTQYNPPEPQEIPKVGVYPYASLALTPGPSPSGREEPEAERSEPQNQTSKIGLIFYRAHYLASNTAPIDALCHALEQRGLEPVPVFMSSLQDPEVQADLVALLKPKDGPGIDVLLTTTSFSVAKLDGARPNLALWEALDVPVLQVILSGGTREAWESQSLGLSPRDIAMNVALPEVDGRIITRAVSFKAANQRSEALETDVVTYEPVLDRVEFVADLAAHWAKLRRTPVGDRRIALILANYPNRDGRLANGVGLDTPQSAIAVLHALKAAGYTLGDIPTDGDALIHRLTAGVTNDPEGQDFRQVHQSLPIEDYLQHFESLPDTVRAGMMARWGSGEWRSEGDNTHPPIHPSTHPPIHPSTHPPIHPSTHPSIHSSTHPPIHPPTFPIPGLQFGNIFIGIQPSRGYDLDPSLNYHSPDLEPTPEYLAFYQWLRQGFGAQAIVHLGKHGNLEWLPGKGVGLSQNCYPEAMFGPMPHLYPFIVNDPGEGSQAKRRAQAVILDHLTPPLTRAELYGPLEKLEGLVDEYYEAQSLDPTRLQLIGDRILTLLTDTHLLTEISPTHPPTHPSTHPPAPPLPTLLPTLDTYLCDLKEAQIRDGLHIFGQCPNGRQLRDLVVAIARHPGPGRQGLTRAIAEAWGLDLDPLTAEPGESFTGLENCRIVGDAIARLEEEAARLVEGLLPSWVGQGWVRPDPETHPALGAPLPGGEAVATELQWIEHTLLPALLRTTDEITNLLAGLDGRYVPSGPAGAPSRNRPDVLPTGRNFFSVDIRAIPTESAWDVGRRAAEVLIEQYTQDHGDYPQTLGLSVWGTSTMRTGGDDIAEALALMGVRPVWDGPSRRVVDFEVLPLSALGRPRVDVTLRISGFFRDAFPNLIDLFDQAVAAVADLAEPADQNPLAARVQQELAEWQAQGLTAEQAAVRSRYRIFGSKPGAYGAGLQGLIESQNWSTDADLARAYLNWSGYAYGRNAQGRAAPEAFAQRLQQMQVVLHNQDNREHDLLDSDDYYQFQGGMTVAARSLQGRSPATYFGDNAVTAKLKVRSLAAEIAKVYRSRVVNPKWIEGVMRHGYKGAFEMAATVDYLFAYDATAHCVADHMYEGVAQAYVLDPQVQAFVQQSNPWALRDMAERLLEASQRGLWASADPGLLDALRQIAHQAEGVIETQQLTSGAF
- a CDS encoding PAS domain-containing protein, with product MTGQQTSHILWIGARADAVSLSNLTAPDFVTIVIDPVEAALAYLSSGHPVDGMVLELEAAGGLEALATLQAQAADLPVVVLVSPTQTPLGLEAVRAGAQDYLIKGQTPPAEMIRAVGCALERHRRQTQVSPPPTLATTDDSPVATQLTDQDQRYPTIFGEVPVSLWKEDWSAVRALVNKLQPQGITDWATYHPEVIDITAPKAAKATLTTSENRFRQLFQDAAIGIAMTTPDGRFLEANAAYCQMLGYTEAELRQVDFATLTYPDDRPRNLELLHELLQGQRHSFVIEKRYFTKAGPVVWCRLSVSVQRHSDGTPISIIGVAEDITQQRQAEAALQRSQALLRVASHVSQLGAWWVDLPEMTMTWSDDMYHILEQPLDHVPHMAEANQYYAPADQAKIQAAFEACMQSGLNFDLQLQVVTARGRPIWARSIGEAVRDASGAIVRVQGAFQDITAQKAAEQQLRDSEERFRLVSKATNDAIWDWDILTDTTWRGEGYKTLFGYSDADLITANDWWRSRLHPDDRQRLLESMQTALASTAALWTDEYRFRCQDGRYAYVMDRGYIIRNDQGQAVRMIGGMLNLTEKKNLEAQLLQSQKMEAVGQLAGGIAHDFNNLLTIILGCSDMLLSALPGPDPLRAIATDIHTAGDRAANLTRHLLAFSRKQMLAPQVLNLNAVISDLEAMLRRLISADIRLISQLAPHLPAIEVDPSQLEQVILNLVVNARDAMPNGGDLTLATAQLDLGPDESLGQLNCKPGTYAALTISDTGHGMTAAVKARIFEPFFTTKPPGTGTGLGLATVFGIVKQSGGFIDVYSEPGLGTRFKLLFPAVGPRPQPSLTPALPVQQGSETILLVEDEAGVRQIAKLALERLGYQILTAANGQAALQVIARYPGSIDLVITDVVMPEMSGRELVEHLRRHHSPVKVMYISGYTDDVGIRLGVIEATDAFLQKPFTPSSLARKVREVLDQR